From Virgibacillus ihumii, the proteins below share one genomic window:
- the dtd gene encoding D-aminoacyl-tRNA deacylase, whose protein sequence is MKAVVQLVNNAKVSVEDRITGKIDSGFVVLLGVTHDDTEADAQYVVNKLVHLRIFADENGKMNHSLKDVNGNVLSISQFTLFADTRKGRRPSFVQAAKPDQALELYNYFNQQIEEQGIRVETGEFGEMMDVQLTNQGPVTIILDSNEK, encoded by the coding sequence ATGAAAGCAGTAGTTCAGCTGGTAAATAATGCAAAAGTTTCCGTTGAAGACAGGATAACCGGAAAAATTGATTCTGGTTTTGTTGTTTTGCTTGGAGTAACACACGATGATACGGAAGCAGATGCGCAATATGTAGTGAATAAATTAGTTCATCTGCGGATTTTTGCTGATGAAAATGGAAAAATGAATCATTCATTAAAAGATGTTAATGGCAATGTTTTGTCCATTTCTCAATTCACACTCTTTGCTGACACACGTAAAGGCAGACGTCCGAGTTTCGTGCAAGCTGCAAAACCGGACCAGGCATTAGAACTTTATAATTATTTTAATCAACAGATTGAAGAACAAGGGATTCGTGTGGAGACAGGTGAATTTGGAGAAATGATGGACGTGCAATTGACAAATCAGGGGCCTGTAACGATTATTTTGGACAGTAATGAAAAATGA
- a CDS encoding adenine phosphoribosyltransferase, with product MDYKKYIKIVEDWPKEGIQFKDITPLMDNGSAYKSAVDEIVKYARERSIDLVVGPEARGFIIGCPVSYALEKGFAPVRKEGKLPREVIKVDYGLEYGENVLTIHKDAIKPGQRVLITDDLLATGGTIEATIKLVEELGGVVAGCAFLIELSYLNGLEKLKGYDVLTLMSY from the coding sequence ATGGACTATAAAAAATATATTAAAATTGTGGAAGACTGGCCAAAAGAGGGAATTCAATTTAAAGATATCACGCCATTGATGGATAATGGCTCTGCATATAAATCTGCAGTGGATGAGATTGTGAAATATGCCCGTGAACGGAGTATTGATCTTGTCGTAGGTCCTGAAGCAAGAGGGTTTATAATCGGCTGCCCTGTTTCTTATGCATTGGAGAAAGGTTTTGCTCCAGTTCGAAAAGAGGGCAAATTACCTCGTGAAGTAATAAAAGTTGATTATGGACTGGAATACGGGGAAAATGTACTCACAATCCATAAAGATGCAATTAAACCTGGCCAGCGCGTACTGATTACCGATGACTTGCTTGCAACGGGTGGTACAATAGAAGCAACCATTAAATTAGTGGAAGAGCTTGGTGGTGTTGTGGCCGGATGTGCTTTTCTAATTGAACTCTCGTATTTGAACGGGTTAGAAAAACTTAAGGGTTATGATGTGTTAACATTAATGAGTTACTAA
- a CDS encoding N-acetylmuramoyl-L-alanine amidase, with translation MATADKSASVVVNTDNLNVRSSPGTQHEVVTQVHSGDVYPMIQQQDKWVQIRLQDQKGWLASQYVTIQSYSDGKQSKQTGKTITISKEKVHLRGGPASTFDIVGFAEQGAEFQIISETEKWYEISNDNLTGFILKDILKSQQAESNNSIKNKTIVIDAGHGGRDIGAIGANGTYEKHYTYQTMRELKHELTMLGADVIVTREKNEFVSLASRTSLSNLNQTDAFISIHYNSFPKLPSVTGISAYYYRNQYQDLARYILEEVSKETGVRNRGSKFADYQVIRQNLKPAILLELGFISNPEKEKLLQTNAYQKKIVTGIVNGLNRYFKNEP, from the coding sequence ATGGCGACGGCAGATAAAAGTGCTTCTGTGGTTGTGAACACTGATAACCTGAATGTGCGAAGCAGTCCTGGAACACAACATGAAGTCGTTACACAAGTCCATTCCGGAGATGTCTATCCCATGATTCAGCAACAGGATAAATGGGTACAGATAAGGCTTCAGGATCAAAAAGGCTGGTTGGCATCGCAGTATGTCACTATTCAATCCTATTCAGACGGGAAACAATCTAAGCAGACAGGAAAAACAATTACCATATCAAAAGAAAAGGTCCATCTGCGTGGAGGCCCTGCTTCCACTTTTGATATTGTTGGATTTGCAGAACAAGGTGCGGAGTTCCAAATCATATCAGAAACCGAAAAATGGTATGAAATTTCCAATGATAATTTAACTGGATTCATTCTGAAGGATATTCTTAAAAGCCAGCAAGCCGAATCGAACAACTCCATCAAAAACAAGACAATTGTCATTGATGCCGGCCATGGCGGAAGGGATATCGGGGCTATAGGGGCCAACGGAACATATGAAAAGCATTATACGTACCAAACCATGAGAGAATTGAAACATGAGTTGACAATGCTTGGAGCCGATGTAATTGTGACAAGGGAAAAAAATGAATTTGTTTCGCTGGCAAGCAGGACAAGCCTTTCTAATTTAAACCAAACGGATGCTTTCATCAGTATTCACTATAACAGCTTTCCCAAATTGCCAAGTGTTACGGGAATTTCTGCTTATTATTATCGTAACCAGTATCAAGACCTTGCCCGTTACATACTGGAAGAAGTCAGTAAAGAAACCGGAGTGCGAAACCGGGGCAGCAAATTTGCGGATTACCAGGTTATCAGGCAAAACTTGAAACCTGCCATATTATTGGAACTGGGCTTTATTTCCAACCCTGAAAAAGAAAAACTGCTGCAGACGAACGCTTACCAGAAAAAAATTGTTACCGGAATAGTCAACGGGCTGAACCGTTATTTTAAAAATGAACCTTGA
- the aspS gene encoding aspartate--tRNA ligase codes for MTERILSGTLTKKNVGEKVLLKGWVQKRRDLGGLIFIDLRDKSGLVQVVFNPDNSKDALETAESVRTEYVIEITGEVVKRDESTVNDALETGEIEIMADRLIILNKAKTPPFLIQDQSDVTEDMRLKYRYIDLRRNVLQNTFKLRHQTTQSVRNFLNNREFLEMETPILTKSTPEGARDYLVPSRVHEGEFYALPQSPQLFKQLIMLGGFERYYQIARCFRDEDLRADRQPEFTQIDIETSFMTSNEIMEMTEEMMKQVMKEIKHIDIETPFKRIPYDEAMARFGSDKPDTRFGMELIHVSDVLADSSFKVFQGAISAKGKVCLLNVKGQADNYSRKDLDKLTDFVKVYDAKGMAWLKAEGDELKGPIAKFLTEEEKAGLIERANAADGDLLLFGSDKTSVVYDALGALRLKLGRELGLIDESQFNYLWVTDWPLFEYDEGLNRYTAAHHPFTMPAGGDVEKLKSNPESVRANAYDLVLNGYELGGGSLRIHKRELQDTMFEVLGFTKEEANEQFGFLLEALEYGAPPHGGIALGLDRIIMLLAGRSNLRDTILFPKTASASDLLTDAPDGVSQAQLEELSIHVDGKK; via the coding sequence ATGACGGAACGAATTTTAAGTGGAACACTCACTAAGAAAAATGTAGGAGAAAAAGTGCTGCTGAAGGGATGGGTACAAAAAAGACGGGATCTTGGCGGATTAATTTTTATCGATTTACGAGACAAATCAGGTCTCGTTCAAGTAGTGTTCAATCCTGATAATTCCAAAGATGCCTTGGAAACAGCTGAATCAGTTCGAACCGAATATGTGATTGAAATAACCGGTGAAGTAGTGAAGCGGGATGAGAGTACTGTCAATGATGCCCTGGAAACCGGTGAAATAGAGATAATGGCTGATAGACTTATTATTTTGAATAAGGCGAAGACACCGCCATTCCTTATCCAGGATCAATCTGATGTAACCGAGGATATGCGATTAAAGTATCGTTACATTGATTTACGCAGAAATGTTTTGCAGAATACGTTTAAATTAAGGCACCAGACAACACAATCAGTAAGGAACTTTTTGAATAATCGGGAGTTTTTGGAAATGGAAACCCCGATTTTAACGAAAAGCACACCCGAAGGAGCACGTGACTATCTTGTGCCAAGTCGCGTGCATGAAGGTGAATTTTATGCATTGCCACAATCCCCACAACTGTTTAAACAGCTGATCATGTTGGGCGGTTTTGAGAGATATTATCAGATTGCCCGTTGTTTCAGAGACGAGGATCTTCGGGCGGATCGTCAGCCGGAGTTTACTCAGATTGATATTGAAACATCTTTTATGACAAGTAATGAAATTATGGAAATGACAGAAGAAATGATGAAGCAGGTTATGAAAGAAATTAAACATATCGATATTGAAACACCGTTCAAACGGATTCCATATGACGAAGCAATGGCCAGGTTTGGTTCAGATAAACCGGATACCAGGTTTGGAATGGAACTGATTCATGTTTCCGATGTACTGGCAGATTCATCGTTTAAGGTTTTTCAAGGAGCCATCAGTGCCAAAGGGAAAGTATGCCTGCTGAATGTAAAAGGGCAGGCTGATAATTATTCGAGAAAAGACCTCGATAAACTGACTGATTTTGTAAAAGTATACGATGCCAAAGGAATGGCTTGGTTGAAGGCAGAAGGGGATGAGTTGAAAGGTCCGATTGCAAAGTTTTTGACGGAAGAAGAAAAGGCTGGACTGATTGAGCGGGCAAATGCAGCTGATGGTGACCTGCTGCTATTCGGTTCGGATAAGACAAGTGTGGTGTATGATGCACTGGGGGCGTTGCGTCTTAAACTGGGACGGGAACTTGGTCTCATCGATGAGAGTCAGTTTAATTATTTGTGGGTAACCGATTGGCCGCTGTTTGAATATGATGAAGGTCTGAATCGGTACACGGCTGCACATCATCCATTTACAATGCCTGCAGGTGGGGATGTTGAAAAATTGAAATCCAATCCGGAGAGCGTTCGAGCAAATGCATATGACCTTGTATTGAATGGATATGAGCTTGGTGGAGGTTCATTGCGTATTCATAAACGTGAACTGCAGGATACTATGTTTGAAGTGTTGGGTTTCACCAAGGAAGAAGCTAATGAACAGTTTGGATTTCTGCTGGAGGCATTGGAATATGGAGCACCGCCTCATGGGGGCATAGCGTTGGGACTGGACCGGATTATTATGCTGCTGGCAGGAAGGTCCAATTTGCGGGATACGATTCTGTTTCCAAAAACGGCATCAGCTTCCGACTTGCTTACCGATGCACCGGATGGAGTGAGTCAAGCACAACTGGAAGAACTCTCTATTCATGTTGACGGAAAAAAATGA
- the hisS gene encoding histidine--tRNA ligase yields MSFKAPRGTVDILPEEAAKWDYIEKQIKDICRRYHFEEIRTPLFEHTEVFQRGVGDSTDIVQKEMYTFEDRGGRSLTLRPEGTASVVRAFAQNKLFGNPIQPVKLFYFAQMFRYERPQKGRMRQLNQFGVEVLGSANPAVDAEVIDLAMTCYKELGLRSLKLVINSLGDQESRSSHRQALIDHFTPHKDELCSDCQNRLTQNPMRILDCKTDRDHPAMKTAPSILDYLNDESRTYFEQVQEYLTSMGIEYEVDQNLVRGLDYYNHTAFEIMSEADGFGAIATLAGGGRYNGLVEELGGPATPGIGFGMGLERLLMALEVENQAIPIDKSLDCFLVAAGDEADKQAMTLLHRLRKNGIQADKDYQGRKMKTQFKTADRLKAKFVLVIGDDELKKQIVTVKDMTSGDQKEIPMEKLDETMQQLVTGGK; encoded by the coding sequence ATGAGCTTTAAAGCGCCGAGAGGCACGGTGGATATTTTACCGGAAGAGGCGGCTAAATGGGATTACATTGAAAAGCAAATCAAGGATATATGCAGAAGGTACCATTTTGAAGAAATCCGAACGCCGCTGTTTGAGCATACAGAAGTTTTTCAACGTGGTGTCGGTGATTCTACCGATATCGTGCAAAAAGAAATGTATACATTTGAAGATCGTGGCGGCAGAAGTCTGACATTGCGCCCTGAAGGAACGGCTTCAGTTGTTCGGGCATTTGCTCAAAATAAATTGTTCGGTAATCCGATTCAGCCGGTGAAATTGTTTTATTTTGCCCAAATGTTTCGCTATGAACGACCGCAGAAAGGGAGAATGCGCCAATTAAATCAATTTGGTGTCGAGGTCTTGGGCAGTGCGAACCCGGCAGTTGATGCAGAAGTGATTGATTTGGCTATGACCTGTTACAAGGAGTTGGGGTTAAGGTCGTTGAAACTTGTCATCAACTCACTTGGTGACCAGGAGAGTCGCTCCAGTCACCGTCAGGCATTGATTGACCATTTCACACCGCATAAAGATGAACTTTGCAGCGATTGTCAGAACCGGTTGACTCAAAACCCAATGCGGATTCTTGACTGCAAGACGGATCGTGATCACCCGGCAATGAAAACGGCGCCGTCGATACTCGATTATTTGAATGATGAATCAAGGACATATTTTGAACAGGTACAGGAATATTTAACAAGTATGGGAATCGAGTATGAAGTGGATCAGAATCTTGTTCGCGGATTGGACTATTATAATCATACCGCTTTTGAAATTATGAGTGAGGCTGATGGATTTGGGGCTATTGCAACACTGGCCGGCGGTGGCAGGTACAATGGTCTCGTTGAGGAACTTGGCGGACCGGCAACCCCCGGAATCGGATTCGGTATGGGGCTGGAGCGATTATTGATGGCATTGGAAGTGGAAAATCAGGCTATCCCGATTGACAAAAGTCTGGACTGTTTTCTGGTCGCCGCGGGGGATGAAGCGGACAAACAGGCAATGACGCTCTTGCACCGTCTGAGGAAAAATGGGATTCAGGCTGACAAAGATTATCAAGGTCGCAAAATGAAGACCCAATTTAAAACCGCTGATCGCTTAAAAGCAAAATTTGTGCTGGTTATCGGTGACGATGAGCTGAAGAAACAAATTGTTACGGTTAAGGACATGACAAGCGGTGATCAGAAGGAAATACCAATGGAAAAACTGGACGAAACGATGCAGCAGTTAGTGACAGGAGGCAAATGA
- the fdhA gene encoding formaldehyde dehydrogenase, glutathione-independent, translating to MADNRGVVYTGEGNVEVQDIAYPDLVLHDGPGVPKSNVGRKCEHGVILKNIVTNICGSDQHMVRGRTTAPSGLVLGHEITGEVIEVGRDVEFIKKGDIVSVPFNVACGRCKMCQRQDTHICQNVNPERPGGAYGYVDMGGWVGGQSEYVMVPYADFQLLKFPDKDKAMDKILDLTMLSDIFPTGYHGAVSAGVTTGSTVYVAGAGPVGLAAAHSAQLLGAAVVIVGDLKEERLEQARSFGCETINLKEHDDVGEQIEQILGDPEVDCAIDAVGFEAYGHGTDHQDAPATVLNTMMGVVEAGGRFGIPGLYVTEDPGAKDNDAKQGSLKVRFGLGWSKAHSFTTGQTPAMKYQRQLMNAILNGKAEIAKVVNATVISLDQAPQGYADFDSGVAKKFVIDPHGTLSKQ from the coding sequence GTGGCTGACAATCGTGGAGTAGTTTATACAGGAGAAGGAAATGTGGAGGTGCAGGATATCGCATATCCTGATTTAGTTCTGCATGATGGACCGGGTGTACCAAAGTCGAACGTTGGCAGGAAATGTGAACATGGAGTTATACTGAAAAATATCGTTACGAACATCTGTGGCAGCGACCAGCACATGGTTCGCGGTCGTACTACTGCGCCGTCAGGTCTGGTCCTGGGGCACGAGATTACCGGTGAAGTTATTGAGGTGGGACGTGATGTGGAATTCATTAAAAAAGGGGATATTGTATCCGTGCCGTTTAATGTGGCATGCGGACGCTGCAAAATGTGCCAGCGGCAGGATACCCATATCTGCCAGAACGTTAATCCGGAAAGACCCGGTGGAGCCTATGGTTATGTCGATATGGGCGGCTGGGTAGGTGGTCAGTCCGAATATGTCATGGTTCCATATGCCGATTTTCAGCTGTTGAAATTTCCTGATAAGGACAAGGCTATGGATAAAATTCTTGACCTTACCATGTTATCGGATATTTTTCCAACAGGTTACCATGGAGCAGTAAGCGCCGGCGTAACAACAGGTTCAACTGTTTATGTTGCAGGTGCGGGACCGGTTGGATTGGCTGCAGCACACTCCGCACAATTGCTTGGTGCAGCAGTAGTTATTGTCGGTGACTTAAAAGAAGAAAGACTGGAACAGGCAAGAAGTTTTGGTTGTGAGACAATTAATTTAAAGGAACATGATGATGTTGGCGAACAAATTGAGCAGATTCTTGGTGATCCCGAAGTCGATTGTGCAATCGACGCAGTTGGTTTTGAAGCATATGGACATGGGACAGATCACCAGGATGCACCGGCTACTGTACTTAATACGATGATGGGTGTTGTTGAAGCAGGTGGCAGATTTGGAATTCCAGGTCTGTATGTGACGGAAGATCCAGGGGCAAAAGATAACGATGCTAAACAGGGATCGTTAAAAGTACGCTTTGGTTTAGGTTGGTCAAAAGCGCATTCATTTACCACTGGACAAACTCCTGCTATGAAATATCAACGGCAATTAATGAATGCTATTCTTAATGGTAAAGCGGAAATCGCAAAAGTTGTGAATGCAACCGTAATATCGCTGGATCAAGCTCCGCAAGGTTATGCTGATTTTGACAGCGGTGTTGCGAAAAAGTTTGTCATTGATCCGCATGGCACGCTAAGCAAACAGTAA
- a CDS encoding GlcG/HbpS family heme-binding protein: MEELNLETAKKLINSAEQEAEKIGVQMVISVLDNGGNLIAAHRMDDAWLASVDISWNKAWTSVALKMPTSNLEEATVPNAELWGLNTTNQGKIVVFGGGIPLEKDGKVVGAVGVSGGSVPQDVQVAEAAVNAF; this comes from the coding sequence GTGGAGGAACTAAATTTGGAAACAGCCAAAAAGCTGATTAACAGCGCTGAACAAGAAGCAGAGAAAATCGGTGTACAAATGGTCATTTCAGTACTTGATAATGGTGGAAATTTGATTGCTGCGCACCGAATGGATGATGCATGGCTCGCAAGTGTGGACATCTCCTGGAATAAGGCCTGGACATCAGTAGCACTCAAAATGCCTACGTCAAATCTGGAAGAAGCAACGGTGCCTAATGCAGAACTTTGGGGACTTAACACAACGAACCAAGGAAAAATTGTCGTTTTCGGTGGCGGTATCCCACTTGAAAAAGACGGAAAAGTGGTGGGTGCAGTCGGTGTCAGTGGCGGATCAGTGCCACAGGATGTCCAGGTAGCAGAAGCTGCGGTTAATGCTTTTTAA
- a CDS encoding RelA/SpoT family protein: MAKEDILTIEDVLNKARRYLAGEDVKFLQRAYNYAAKAHENQFRKSGEPYIIHPVQVAGILLELEMDPETVAGGFLHDVVEDTDITTEDLEEHFNHEVAMLVDGVTKLGKIKYKSKEAIQAENHRKMFVAMAKDIRVILIKLADRLHNMRTLKHLPPQKQRRISNETLEIFAPLAHRLGISTIKWELEDTALRYLNPQQYYRIVQLMRQKREQRESYIDEVMTEVRSQLKDVKIEADISGRPKHLYSIYRKMVKQNKQFNEIYDLLAVRIIVNNIKDCYAVLGIIHTCWKPMPGRFKDYIAMPKPNLYQSLHTTVIGPKGDPLEVQIRTKEMHEIAEYGIAAHWAYKEGSRVSKDKKSFEEKLTWFREILEWQSETHDAEEFMETLKVDLFSDMVYVFTPKGDVIELPSGSVPIDFAYRIHTEVGNQTIGAKVNGKMEPLDYQLHNGDIIDVMTSKHSYGPSQDWLKITQTSQAKSKIKQFFKKQRRDENISKGKESVDKEIRALGIEPKEVLTQENLSRVHERFNFMNEDDMYAAVGYQGITAALIATRLTDKLRRTKQKEQNLEETLEEVKSESTFKKKQKRDSGVRVAGVDNMLVRLSKCCNPVPGDKIVGYITKGRGVSVHRTDCPNVQSEEAQQRFLHVEWENNQIEKKQYHVDLEISGYDRRGLLNEVLQAVNETKTNITHVNGKSDRNKMATIHITILIHNTSHLRRIVDRIKQIKDVYTVTRTIQ, encoded by the coding sequence ATGGCAAAAGAAGATATTCTAACAATTGAAGATGTGTTAAACAAGGCTCGACGTTATCTTGCCGGGGAGGATGTGAAATTTCTTCAGCGTGCATATAATTATGCTGCGAAAGCACATGAAAATCAGTTCCGAAAATCCGGTGAGCCTTATATAATTCATCCTGTACAGGTCGCCGGCATTCTGCTTGAACTGGAAATGGATCCGGAAACAGTTGCAGGCGGATTTTTGCATGATGTCGTAGAGGATACTGATATCACAACGGAAGATCTTGAGGAGCACTTCAACCATGAAGTCGCCATGCTTGTGGATGGTGTAACGAAACTTGGAAAAATAAAGTACAAATCGAAGGAAGCGATTCAGGCTGAGAATCATCGGAAAATGTTTGTGGCGATGGCCAAAGACATACGGGTTATCCTGATAAAACTCGCTGACCGTCTGCATAATATGCGTACACTGAAGCATTTGCCTCCTCAAAAACAGCGCCGCATTTCCAATGAGACGCTGGAAATTTTTGCCCCGCTGGCACATCGGCTGGGAATCTCGACGATAAAATGGGAACTTGAAGATACTGCATTGCGTTATTTGAATCCGCAGCAGTATTATCGAATAGTCCAGTTAATGAGACAGAAAAGAGAGCAGCGGGAGTCCTATATTGATGAAGTGATGACGGAGGTCAGGAGTCAGCTGAAGGATGTCAAAATCGAAGCTGATATCTCCGGACGCCCGAAGCATTTATACAGTATTTACAGAAAAATGGTAAAACAGAACAAACAGTTTAACGAAATCTATGATTTGTTGGCTGTTAGAATAATTGTGAATAATATTAAAGATTGCTATGCGGTTTTGGGGATTATTCATACATGCTGGAAGCCGATGCCCGGCAGGTTTAAAGACTATATCGCAATGCCTAAACCAAATTTATACCAATCGCTTCATACAACGGTGATCGGACCAAAAGGTGATCCGCTCGAAGTACAAATCCGCACGAAGGAAATGCACGAAATTGCGGAATATGGTATTGCGGCACACTGGGCTTATAAAGAAGGCAGCAGAGTGTCAAAGGATAAAAAATCTTTTGAAGAAAAATTGACATGGTTCCGGGAAATACTCGAATGGCAAAGTGAGACACATGATGCTGAGGAATTTATGGAGACGCTAAAAGTCGATCTCTTTTCTGATATGGTTTATGTTTTCACGCCTAAAGGCGATGTGATTGAACTTCCATCCGGGTCGGTCCCGATTGATTTTGCTTACCGGATTCATACAGAGGTAGGGAACCAGACGATAGGAGCAAAAGTCAACGGGAAGATGGAACCACTCGATTATCAGCTCCATAATGGAGATATTATCGATGTGATGACTTCTAAGCATTCGTATGGACCATCGCAGGATTGGCTGAAAATCACCCAAACGTCCCAAGCAAAAAGTAAAATAAAACAGTTCTTTAAAAAACAACGGCGTGATGAGAATATCAGCAAAGGCAAGGAATCTGTTGATAAGGAAATTCGGGCTCTTGGTATTGAACCTAAAGAGGTTTTGACGCAGGAGAACCTGAGCCGCGTCCATGAACGTTTTAATTTTATGAATGAAGACGATATGTACGCAGCTGTTGGTTACCAGGGTATAACCGCAGCTTTAATTGCTACACGTCTCACTGATAAACTTCGCCGGACGAAGCAGAAGGAACAGAATCTGGAAGAAACATTGGAAGAAGTGAAAAGCGAATCCACTTTTAAGAAGAAACAAAAAAGGGATTCCGGTGTCCGGGTAGCAGGTGTTGACAATATGCTTGTACGCCTTTCCAAATGCTGTAACCCTGTACCTGGTGATAAAATTGTCGGTTATATAACAAAAGGTAGAGGGGTATCTGTTCACCGGACTGATTGTCCGAATGTTCAATCGGAGGAGGCACAGCAGCGTTTCCTTCACGTGGAATGGGAAAATAATCAGATTGAGAAAAAACAATATCATGTGGATTTGGAAATTTCGGGTTACGATCGCCGCGGACTGTTAAATGAAGTTCTGCAGGCTGTAAATGAAACAAAAACAAATATTACCCATGTAAATGGCAAATCAGATCGTAATAAGATGGCAACTATTCACATTACTATCCTTATTCATAATACGAGTCATCTACGTAGAATCGTAGATCGTATAAAGCAAATTAAAGATGTTTATACAGTTACACGTACAATTCAATAA